One region of Vigna angularis cultivar LongXiaoDou No.4 chromosome 10, ASM1680809v1, whole genome shotgun sequence genomic DNA includes:
- the LOC128194396 gene encoding pentatricopeptide repeat-containing protein At5g14080-like, with product MGCVELLRYRRLCGWGWKPDFMAYWVVAAGFRSMRNMATMFFNFMVEKERFPTILTVNDLCRNLCRHGKVDELLETFHVLNSQNYFKDVEGFNVMISFLCRAGKVREGYTVLQEMKKKGFQPNVSSYNYIMEACCKEDLLRPARKLWDEMFSNGCLGNLKTLPTAIIGSGRGGRRR from the coding sequence ATGGGTTGTGTCGAGCTTCTAAGGTATCGGAGGCTTTGTGGATGGGGTTGGAAACCCGATTTCATGGCTTATTGGGTTGTTGCCGCAGGGTTCCGATCAATGAGGAATATGGCTACaatgtttttcaatttcatggTTGAGAAAGAGAGGTTCCCAACTATTTTGACTGTTAATGATTTGTGTAGGAATCTGTGTAGGCATGGCAAGGTTGATGAGTTATTGGAGACGTTCCATGTTTTGAATTCTCAAAACTACTTTAAAGATGTGGAGGGTTTCAATGTAATGATTTCATTTTTGTGCAGGGCTGGGAAAGTGAGAGAAGGCTATACTGTTCTGcaggagatgaagaagaaagggtttCAACCCAATGTCTCGTCTTATAATTACATAATGGAAGCGTGTTGTAAGGAGGATCTACTGCGTCCTGCGAGGAAGCTTTGGGATGAGATGTTCTCGAACGGCTGTTTGGGGAATTTGAAAACACTACCCACTGCAATTATTGGGAGTGGcagaggtggaagaagaagatga